Proteins from a single region of Sebastes umbrosus isolate fSebUmb1 chromosome 8, fSebUmb1.pri, whole genome shotgun sequence:
- the serpind1 gene encoding heparin cofactor 2, which yields MWAISVVCVACLLVSPSLAGIKDLGSHFAEPEPEPTGLEPRGTVDIEDIPLEFHKENTVTNDLVFDGFEDDDYIDFDKILEAGSDDYIEGDEIDEIATPAPDIDIFAEPSDPKIRRARLLRLFHGRSRLQRLNNVNAHFGFNLYRSLRNDVNQSDNILLAPAGISIAMGMMSLGAGPGTHDQIYSALGFADFVNASHHYDNTTVHKLFRKLTHRLFRRNFGYKLRSVNDVYVKKDVEVKDTFRAETKAYYFAEPQSVDFRDPAFLAKANRRILKLTKGLIKEPLKSVDPNMVLMLLNYLYFKGTWEQKFPKEMTHYRNFRVNEKTNVRVPMMTNKGNYLAAADHELECDILQLPYTGKISMLVALPRKITGMRTLEQEISPTVVNKWLKNMTNRTREVVIPRFKLEQNYDLIANLKEMGLTDLFQESGDFSGMTSERVSMNWLKHQGTITVNEEGTEAAALTQVGFMPLSSQIRFTVDQPFLFLIYEHRTDCLVFMGRVVNPSQN from the exons ATGTGGGCCATCAGCGTCGTCTGTGTGGCCTGTCTGCTGGTCAGTCCATCCCTGGCTGGGATCAAAGACCTCGGCTCTCACTTCGCTGAGCCTGAACCGGAACCCACAGGCCTGGAACCAAGGGGGACCGTGGACATAGAGGACATCCCCTTAGAGTTCCACAAGGAAAACACCGTTACTAATGACCTCGTTTTCGATGGCTTTGAGGATGACGATTATATCGATTTTGATAAGATCCTGGAAGCGGGCAGTGACGACTACAT TGAAGGTGATGAGATAGACGAGATCGCCACACCAGCTCCAGACATCGACATCTTCGCCGAACCCTCTGACCCGAAGATCCGTCGTGCCAGACTCCTGCGGCTGTTCCACGGTCGCTCTCGCCTCCAACGCCTCAACAACGTCAACGCCCATTTCGGCTTCAACCTCTATCGAAGTCTTCGCAACGACGTCAACCAGAGCGACAACATCCTGCTGGCACCTGCTGGGATCTCCATCGCCATGGGGATGATGTCTTTAGGGGCAGGACCCGGAACCCACGATCAGATCTACAGCGCTCTGGGATTCGCTGACTTCGTCAATGCTAGCCATCACTATGACAACACAACGGTGCACAAGCTCTTCAGGAAGCTGACGCACCGGCTCTTCAGGAGGAACTTTGGTTACAAGCTGCGCTCTGTGAATGATGTCTACGTGAAGAAGGATGTCGAGGTGAAAGACACTTTCCGCGCCGAGACAAAGGCTTATTATTTTGCAGAGCCGCAGTCGGTGGACTTCAGGGACCCTGCCTTTCTGGCCAAGGCCAACCGGCGCATCCTAAAGCTGACCAAAGGGCTCATCAAGGAACCGCTCAAGAGCGTGGACCCCAACATGGTGCTGATGCTGCTCAACTACCTGTACTTCAAAG GTACATGGGAGCAGAAATTCCCCAAAGAAATGACTCACTATCGCAACTTCCGAGTCAACGAAAAGACAAATGTACGCGTGCCAATGATGACCAACAAAGGGAACTACCTGGCTGCTGCCGACCACGAACTAGAGTGTGACATCCTACAG CTCCCTTACACAGGAAAAATCAGCATGCTCGTTGCCCTGCCGAGGAAGATCACTGGCATGAGGACCCTGGAGCAGGAGATCTCTCCCACTGTTGTCAACAAGTGGctcaaaaacatgacaaacag GACTCGAGAGGTGGTGATACCTCGGTTTAAACTGGAGCAGAACTACGACTTGATTGCAAATCTGAAGGAGATGGGCCTCACTGACTTGTTCCAGGAGAGCGGAGATTTCTCTGGAATGACCTCTGAAAGGGTTTCCATGAACTGG CTGAAGCACCAGGGAACCATCACTGTGAATGAAGAGGGAACCGAGGCTGCCGCTCTGACCCAGGTGGGCTTCATGCCCCTCTCCTCTCAGATCCGCTTCACCGTGGACCAACCCTTCCTCTTCCTGATCTACGAGCACCGCACAGACTGCCTCGTGTTCATGGGCCGCGTGGTCAACCCTTCACAGAACTAA